The Buteo buteo chromosome Z, bButBut1.hap1.1, whole genome shotgun sequence region ATCTATTGCTAGTGCCAGGCTGCCTGTGGCCAGGGCCACTGCACATAGCCTTGGTGGAGACTGCCGCCCCGACCCTGAGGAGCTATCCAGCAAACACACCCTCTGCCTGGAGGTGCTCCCAGCTCTTGGTAAGAGCCTTCCGCTATGTAACACACCTTCTCAGACAGCAAAGGTCTGCCTTCCCATGGCAGACAGCAAAGAGCAAACTTACATTTCCAGCCTAAAGAGTGAGTATGCTCTAAAGGGATCACTGGCACTAAGGTGGCTGCTGGTTGTATTGCATCTGGTCACATACTGCCCTGAGCCAAATCTCCTGCCCCTGAGCAAGCTTGTACAGGAGCACCAAAGGGCAGCTGTCAGGATGGGaccaaatgttttctgaaaaaaattaagtcaggTGCAGAGGATTTGCCCCATCCCATAGCTGACACCTATCATGTGCTGGATCACATAGCTTCCTAGAGGGTTTAAACTTGGGGTCACAGCCCTTGTCTTCCTCTGCCTTGCTGTTGAACAGGGCACCTTCCCAGAGCCATAGCTGAAGAGGTGGAGACAAGGAAAATCCAGCTCCAGAATCCCCTTTCCAAACCCCTCGTCATGGTTTAATGAAACAAGAGATCATCCCAAGAGAAGTTTGGGATGTCCCAGGAGAAAGGTCTTTATGCTCGAGCTGTCCTTGCCAACCCAGGGTGCAGGTCACCTTAAATGACAAGTCCTGGAGAGTTTCCAGTTCAAGTCCTAAGGGCAGGTGAATGACCATTCAGGGCTGGACCAAGGATCCATTCAGCCCAGGCTCCCACAAAACACttaagaaagaagatgaccatggTAAGCACAAATGATACCTCTTCCCCTATATTCTCCCCCATTTTCAGCTCTGGGATGTCCTGAGCCAGCCATAGTTTCTGTGCATGTAACATCCCACAACAGGGTTACCCTTCTCAGTTTGTCCAGTCTCCTCTTGAACCAATGCAAATACTTAGTTTCACCATACAGACTAGGCTATCTGAAAACCAGGCTAATGCCCCCAGATGAAACCAACATATTACAACTCTCTACATGTCCAATGGTTAtgcttttataaatgaaaaacaatggaaaatcaACTAATTCCCTGCTAGGGAGCGCAGAGTGAATTCCTCCAGCCTGGAGGACCTCACAGAGCTTCACCATACTCCCCTTCCCAAGCAAGGACACTCTTTGATCTACTGTTTGTCCAcataaaccagaaacaaaatccTGCTAAAGCAAAACAGGTTTTGTGTGCACAAACCTCCCTGAGGGACGAGCTGAGAGCACACACCACATGGAGCATTAatctgcctgctgcaggtgcTTAGCTGCTGAGCCCAGAGAGGTGGGATGCAAAGCTGTGTACAACGGCATGGAAACAAGTCTGAGCCCAAAGCACTTGGCTCCGTGTGGAATAATCCTGACATTGATGTTGCTCTTCAGATTTGACGAAACTGACATATGAGTCAATTTTACTTTCAGAAGGTTTTGTTCAGCAGGAGTCTGCTCCTAAATAAATTGCAAATAGCTCCCAGTGATCTAAGGGAAGCAAAAGCAGGTTCTTTGCTGTGACAGTTATACCTCAGATTTAGAGGGTATTTACTAATAAAAGTGCAGAGCACCAGTTTTCCTTAGTCTGTTTTGAACAATAATGACATTGCTATTGATTATAATACTAAATACTAAATACTTATAATACTAAAAGTACTCAAAAAATTGCTCTGAAACATATACTGTCCATGTTTTACCCActtcagaaatcagaaattGAAGAACAGAGTTCAGGTTATTTTTCCACCACTTCAAAGTAAATCAGTTGCAGGCAACCAGAGAGAATATACCCATCCTGACTCTGTGAATTATTACAAGCATGGAAGTTACTAAAATGAGTGAGTGATGTGGTATCATAGCTataaacatacagaaaataaaaatacttggcCCCATACTTTGCCTGATAAAATTCAAATACATCCAGAGAGAGACTGCACTATCTCAGAGCTGAGatgaaaaaaggtaaataattagaaattacATTGATAATAtttagtgaaaataaatatatgggGAATATAAGCCTTAAATACCAATTTACAATTCCAAGTCAAGATACGGCTTTCTTGAAATTAATGATAGTTTTTTCACTgactcactggaaaaaaaaaacattttattttacattttttacagAGCTTCCAAGATTCAGCTACAGGGATTCATATCTCATGTTCttcaatgtttcttttttcccatttgaaatGTGCTATTGCAAAGAAATTCCTACGAGGACAGGGAAAAGTATATAATCATTCAAAAGAactgttaaaagaaatataGGTGGTATCTTGTACTgcagtaatttttaatgaagtgaaGATCAGTCAACTATCTCAGTAAAATAGTTTTCTGGTGGGTGCACCAGAGAAATTATCTTTACGTGTAAATTCTagtcttcagaaataaaagtagtATTTTGGGTTTCACCCTTTAACATGCACATGAATTTGGTTTTAATACCAATGTAAGTAAGTGTGTGCTTATTGAGTGTGTATGTGAGTCAGCCTGAATGATTTTTTGCGGCATCTGGTCCTAAGTCATTACTTTAACTGAGGCTATTAATACTCGGGTTATTTAACTGCCAAGACATCTCCACTTTTAAGGAAGTTATTCAAAAGCATATCTGTATCTACTTACTGAAGTGGTACACGAACACAGGAAAACTCACTGCATTCATAGtttgcaaagcctttttttaaaattatttattttagaatctTTCATCCTACTTCCTAGTAATTTAATACCTCCTCTCCTTTTAAAGAGTCTCCTTTTTGCATGGAGTGGGGATAGGTCTTAAACGAAAAATGCCATAATAGTTACGACTAAAGATATCAGCATGCAGCATACCTGGAATAAGCTGAGAGCTGTGGCTGGCTGGTCACCTCACAGCTCCTGTTCTGTTAGTCCCATCTTTCAGGCAGGAGggtctctctttttctcccctgaCTACATCCCTAGCGTAGCTAAGCACCTCAAAGGCAGGACTGAATTAAACACGACAACGTCCCCAGGCGCTCAGGCAGTGCTGTTATCTCCATCTTCCAGACCCCAGAGAGAACACCTGGTCCCTGGGCAGGCAGCCGGCAGTGCCAGAGGCAACCTTACCCCAGGAAGAGCACGGCAGGGGCAGGGACCCAGTGACAAGTTTGGACTTGCAGGATTTAAGTCTTTACAATTTATAGAAAGCCACCCAccaaagcagaggaaggatCAGGACTAGTGCCTGGGTCTCCCAAGTCCTAATCAAAAATCTCATctccaagcacagcccatccgTATTTCCTCACACGTGTCCCTAAGTCTAAACAATATTCTCACATAAATAACCCTGTCCTACCTACACGTAACACCTTTTAATACCAGCaggtatttttcactttcttcttgGCTAAGGGCTGAGCTGGAAAAATCCCATTTTAGACCTTTCAAGCAGGAGGCAAGCTCTATATGTAGGTTGCTGTAAAACTGCCACAGTGGGTGCATGCAAAGTGAATATTGTTACCTTTGCAGATACCAAATTCATCACCAAAGTCATCCTCCTCAGTGTAAAACTGGCACTTCAGCCCAGGACCACACTTGACACCATCCATACCCGAGACCGTACGATAGCAAGTCTCCCCCAGAGCAGCTGCACACACTCTGCAACAGCCACAGTCATCCAGCACCGTTCGCTTACAGCGCAAGGTACTTTTGCATGCGTTACTGTCACAGGGCTCGGGACAATCTACTGCATATTTCGCACTCCAAGCAGTTCCAGCGTGCACGGGCATCAGGAGGAGTGTGAGAAACAGGAAGCCCTTCATGTCTTGCAGGGGTAAATGCTCCGTCCCAAAGAGCAGGCTCTAATGCTCAGCCTGTTGGTGCCTTGTGCCGAGGGAAGCAGTGGTACAGAATCCAAAGTGGTAGCTGCACACATCAGCCTACAAGTTTATGAGCTTTATACAGTGTgttgcccacatgctgcaccGTCGTCAGCTTCCTCAATCCGGCAGcgctgctcctgccagcctcCCTTGTTTCAGTTTATGAAATCCAGGATGAAGGTTGGATTAGCACTCTGCTGCCATCCAGGAATTGAAAAGCCTGAGCTGATGTAATCTGTTATGTTTAGTTGGTTGTTTTGCATGAGGACTAAAAACTCTCTCACATCCGTCTCAAATGCTCAAGGACGTctgccaaaaggaaaaaaaaacaaacccacacacaaccaagaaaaaaaaaaacaaaccccaaccccaagTAGGTTGCATACCTTCCTGCAGGACAGGGATCGCTCTGAcactgggcacactgctgacagGACAGCTCTGCCTTGGTAACACAGCTTATGCGACCAGAAGAAAATCACACTGAATCTTCTCACTGATGAAAGAATaatctttaaaagaataaatctttGCCATTGCCTTCAAGGGGTTACGGACAGTTACTTTAAGGAACAAAGTGAGATCATGTCATTTAACAGCTGAGCTCAGATGTTTCAGTAGTGTTTTTCCTGCCTGCATCAAAATGGTACTTTTTAATCAGTATTTAGGTGGAGATGAATTAAACATTTTACTCAAGGATTACTGTTAGAACTAAAACCAGGTCAGACAGAAACCAGCATGTTGTGGGATCTTCCACAGGAAATTCAGAGGAATGATCAATGAGCTGCCTCGACCTCACAACCAAAGGGGGAAATCCCCAtccatcaccagcaccatcTGCACAGCCTTAACGTGGatctgggggtggggggggagggctGATTCTCCTCCCCTTTACACCACTTCTATCCTGATCAAACTCTGTGGGATGCCCTGATGTTGTTCTTCAATGAAAGCAgtgtaaataaacagaaaataagtttcAATTTCCCCCATCCCCCTTCTTAGACTTTATTCACACTGCCAGAGCCTTGacaagaaacagcaaacaaCTGAAGAGTTTAGTGAAACAGATGAGCCACCAGAGAGATGGAAATTTCTGCTCTAAAGAAAGATCtacagggaaggaaagaaggaataaagCCAGCCATAAATAAATCTCTGAATACTGAAAGTCGCTGCCACTGAAGTTAGTGGGAACCATATCGATATAAATTTGTGTGTGGCCAGCCTGCTAATTGGGAATCCTGTGTCTCGAGTGGGCTGAGGACGCTGCCAGTAGGCTGCCAAATAAAATGAAGGGCTATGCTGGAAATACAGGAGAGCAGGAAAGCCTTTTCTTCATGAATGCGAATGTGAACTGATAGATCTAAACCAAAATGCTTAACTTCTCTCTCATGAAGAAGTTGAGAAAACCAACATATTGTATGTTGCATTTGGGTAGGTTGTTCGTATACTTCTGGTACATGTGGGTATTAAGAACCTGGACAGCATAGCATAGCATTGCATAACATAGCATTGCGtagcagagaaagaggaagaggaagagagaggtagagtgtcc contains the following coding sequences:
- the ESM1 gene encoding endothelial cell-specific molecule 1 produces the protein MKGFLFLTLLLMPVHAGTAWSAKYAVDCPEPCDSNACKSTLRCKRTVLDDCGCCRVCAAALGETCYRTVSGMDGVKCGPGLKCQFYTEEDDFGDEFGICKECPYGTYGMECRKTCNCPSGICDRVTGKCLKFPFFQLSASKPPNRRKIVSHTENDMASGDGNSVKEEFVKEKAIHSPVMKWLNPR